The Crocosphaera subtropica ATCC 51142 genome includes a window with the following:
- a CDS encoding fatty acid desaturase has protein sequence MQQPMTVNRPEPKVVDLPFTLQDIREAIPPHCFESSAIRSLAYFFWDIFVISVLYAIAYSIDSWFFWPIFWVMQGTMFWALFVVGHDCGHGSFSRYKWLNNLIGHLSHTPILVPFHGWRISHRTHHKNTGNIDTDESWYPITESKYNEMGWIEKFARFKLVLFLYPLYLFKRSPGRKGSHFDPKSDLFRPSEKWDVLTSTICLIGMVALLGFLTYQFGFLWLLKYYLGPYVVFVMWLDLVTFLHHTDPDVPWYRGKDWYFLKGALSTVDHDYGFINDIHHNIGTHVAHHIFLTMPHYHLKTATEAIKPVLGEYYRKSDYSILEAFIRGYKICHVVPDEGGKVYCESRKF, from the coding sequence ATGCAGCAACCCATGACTGTGAATCGACCAGAACCAAAAGTGGTCGACCTTCCCTTTACCTTACAAGATATTAGAGAAGCTATTCCTCCCCATTGTTTTGAGTCATCTGCCATTAGATCCCTGGCTTATTTTTTTTGGGATATTTTCGTCATATCTGTTCTCTATGCGATCGCTTATTCAATAGATTCTTGGTTTTTTTGGCCAATTTTTTGGGTCATGCAAGGTACCATGTTTTGGGCATTATTTGTCGTTGGACATGATTGTGGCCATGGTTCTTTTTCTCGCTACAAATGGTTAAATAATCTTATTGGTCATCTGTCTCATACGCCCATTTTAGTACCGTTTCATGGTTGGCGTATTAGTCATCGCACTCATCATAAAAATACTGGTAATATCGATACGGATGAAAGTTGGTATCCTATCACAGAATCGAAATATAATGAGATGGGATGGATAGAAAAGTTTGCCCGTTTTAAACTGGTTTTATTTCTTTATCCTCTTTATTTGTTTAAGCGTTCCCCCGGCAGAAAAGGCAGTCATTTTGATCCCAAAAGTGATCTCTTTCGTCCCTCTGAAAAATGGGATGTTTTAACCAGTACCATTTGTTTAATTGGTATGGTTGCTTTGTTAGGATTTTTAACCTATCAATTCGGCTTTTTATGGTTACTTAAATATTATTTGGGTCCCTATGTCGTGTTTGTAATGTGGTTAGATTTAGTCACCTTTTTACATCATACTGATCCTGATGTTCCTTGGTATCGGGGCAAAGATTGGTACTTTTTAAAAGGGGCATTATCTACCGTAGATCATGATTATGGATTTATCAATGATATCCATCATAATATTGGGACTCATGTTGCTCATCATATCTTTTTAACGATGCCTCATTACCATTTAAAAACAGCAACAGAAGCGATTAAACCCGTTTTAGGGGAGTATTATCGTAAGTCAGATTACTCCATTTTAGAGGCATTTATTCGGGGTTACAAGATTTGTCATGTGGTTCCCGATGAAGGGGGTAAAGTTTACTGTGAATCTAGAAAGTTTTAA
- a CDS encoding type II toxin-antitoxin system CcdA family antitoxin: MNDNATSTQRNADKVEISINLDAEILEQLKHLTNDPSRIIETAIKQWLNGERNRDDDLTRTFRRNPPLPPRGEWND; the protein is encoded by the coding sequence ATGAATGATAATGCGACCTCTACTCAGCGGAATGCTGATAAAGTAGAAATTTCTATTAACCTTGATGCAGAAATCCTTGAACAACTTAAACACCTGACAAATGATCCTAGTCGCATTATTGAAACAGCGATTAAGCAGTGGTTAAATGGGGAACGGAACAGAGACGATGATTTAACCCGTACGTTTCGTCGTAACCCCCCTTTACCACCCCGAGGAGAATGGAACGATTAA
- the rnhA gene encoding ribonuclease HI, producing MKKVQIYTDGACSGNPGKGGYGIILVHNEHRKELSGGYRLTTNNRMEMMAAIIGLEALKMPCDVTLYTDSRYLVDAITKGWAKKWQGNGWKRNKKETAKNPDLWQKLLDLCEEHEVEFVWVKGHAGHPENEQCDRLAVTAAQQSELAIDEVYEEY from the coding sequence ATGAAAAAGGTACAAATTTACACAGATGGGGCTTGCTCTGGCAATCCAGGAAAAGGGGGTTATGGCATTATTCTAGTCCATAATGAACATCGGAAAGAACTGTCAGGAGGTTATCGTTTAACCACCAATAACCGTATGGAAATGATGGCGGCCATTATTGGGTTAGAAGCCCTAAAAATGCCTTGTGACGTTACTTTATACACGGATTCTCGTTACTTAGTCGATGCTATTACTAAAGGATGGGCAAAAAAATGGCAAGGAAATGGTTGGAAAAGGAATAAAAAAGAAACGGCAAAAAATCCTGATTTGTGGCAAAAATTATTAGATTTATGTGAAGAACATGAAGTAGAATTTGTCTGGGTAAAAGGTCACGCCGGCCACCCCGAAAATGAACAATGCGATCGCTTAGCCGTCACAGCAGCCCAACAATCAGAACTGGCCATCGACGAAGTTTATGAAGAGTATTAA
- a CDS encoding RelA/SpoT family protein produces MNAVTFPDSKPLDIALPDWLNQCLLSHESDKSNQDLDLICRAFNFAYKLHEGQTRKSGEPYIAHPVAVAGILRDLGGDKAMIAAGFLHDVVEDTDVTVEEIEEMFGQEVALLVEGVTKLSKFNFSNKTEQQAENFRRMFLAMARDIRVIVVKLADRLHNMRTLEPLRPEKQKRIARETKEIFAPLANRLGIWRVKWELEDLSFKYLEPEDYREIQNFVSEKRIDRETRIETVKNILQKRLDDMGIQVLELQGRPKHLYGIYFKMQRQNKGFHEIYDLAALRIIVKTNEECYRALAVVHDVFKPMPGRFKDYIGLPKPNRYQSLHTTVVGLNGRPLEIQIRTLEMHHIAEYGIAAHWKYKETGGSNHTHFSNEDEKFTWLRQLLDWQKDLKDDQEYVENLKDNLFDDDVYVFTPDGDVIALSRGATAVDFAYRIHTEVGNHMKGARINGKWSVLDQPLHNGDIVEIITQKNCHPSLDWLNFVVTPTARNRIRQWFKRSRREENMSRGRDILEKELGKNGFEALLKSQPMQTVAEKCNYQSVDDLLAGLGYGGITLNQVVNRVREVTVTNQKEEVSEINLPSASPSPSCPTKPNKSPILGVEGLVYHIAGCCTPLPGDPIIGVVTRGNRGISIHAQSCSNIENVPGERFIPVRWNTVDSKGCATTYPVDVQIEALDRVGVLKDILLRVSDHHINVCNAGVKTGRNKPAIINLRIEIRDRQQLDYLINSINNMSDILNIHRVNGVDF; encoded by the coding sequence ATGAACGCAGTTACCTTCCCTGACAGTAAACCCCTAGACATCGCCCTTCCCGACTGGTTAAACCAGTGTTTGCTTTCCCATGAGTCAGACAAAAGTAATCAGGATCTCGACTTAATTTGTCGTGCGTTTAATTTTGCCTATAAACTGCACGAAGGACAAACCCGTAAGTCAGGAGAACCTTATATTGCTCATCCTGTAGCGGTTGCTGGTATTCTTCGGGATTTAGGGGGGGATAAGGCCATGATTGCTGCTGGTTTCCTTCATGACGTAGTAGAAGATACGGATGTCACAGTAGAAGAAATAGAAGAAATGTTCGGTCAAGAAGTCGCCTTGTTAGTAGAAGGGGTGACCAAACTCTCAAAATTTAACTTTTCTAATAAAACCGAACAACAGGCCGAGAACTTTCGACGGATGTTTTTAGCGATGGCCAGAGATATTCGTGTCATTGTGGTCAAACTAGCCGATCGCCTCCACAATATGCGAACCCTAGAACCCCTCCGGCCAGAAAAACAAAAGCGTATTGCCAGAGAAACCAAAGAAATATTTGCCCCCTTAGCCAACCGTTTAGGGATTTGGCGTGTTAAATGGGAATTAGAAGATTTATCCTTTAAATATCTAGAACCAGAAGACTATCGAGAAATTCAAAACTTCGTTTCAGAGAAGCGCATTGATCGAGAAACTCGCATCGAAACCGTTAAAAATATTCTGCAAAAACGACTGGATGACATGGGGATACAAGTCCTAGAATTACAAGGACGACCCAAGCATCTCTATGGTATTTATTTCAAAATGCAGCGTCAGAATAAAGGATTTCATGAAATTTACGATCTGGCTGCGTTGAGAATTATTGTGAAAACCAATGAAGAATGTTATCGGGCCCTAGCAGTGGTTCACGATGTCTTTAAACCCATGCCCGGCCGCTTTAAGGACTACATTGGACTACCTAAACCCAACCGTTATCAGTCCTTACATACCACCGTTGTTGGTTTGAATGGTCGTCCCCTAGAAATCCAAATTCGGACCCTAGAAATGCACCATATCGCTGAATATGGAATTGCAGCCCACTGGAAATATAAAGAAACCGGGGGATCAAATCATACCCATTTTTCTAATGAAGATGAAAAATTTACCTGGTTACGGCAACTTCTCGATTGGCAAAAAGACCTCAAAGACGATCAAGAATATGTAGAAAATCTTAAAGATAACCTCTTTGACGATGATGTTTATGTCTTTACCCCCGATGGAGATGTGATCGCCCTATCGAGAGGGGCAACCGCCGTAGACTTCGCCTATCGCATTCACACCGAAGTGGGGAACCACATGAAAGGGGCCAGAATTAACGGGAAATGGTCTGTTCTTGACCAACCCTTACACAACGGGGACATTGTCGAAATTATTACCCAAAAGAACTGTCATCCCAGTTTAGACTGGTTAAACTTTGTGGTGACTCCCACCGCCCGTAACCGTATTCGTCAATGGTTCAAGCGATCCCGTCGAGAAGAAAATATGTCTAGGGGCCGAGACATCCTCGAAAAAGAATTAGGGAAAAATGGCTTTGAAGCCTTATTGAAGTCTCAACCCATGCAAACCGTTGCTGAAAAATGTAATTACCAGTCAGTAGATGATTTATTAGCCGGGTTGGGTTATGGTGGGATCACCCTTAACCAAGTGGTGAACCGTGTCCGAGAAGTGACTGTTACGAATCAAAAAGAAGAGGTTTCAGAGATTAACTTACCCAGTGCGTCTCCTTCTCCTTCTTGTCCCACTAAACCCAATAAGTCCCCCATTCTTGGGGTAGAAGGGTTAGTTTATCATATTGCAGGGTGTTGTACGCCTTTACCCGGAGATCCCATTATTGGTGTGGTAACTAGGGGAAATCGGGGCATTTCTATCCATGCTCAAAGTTGTTCTAATATAGAGAATGTTCCTGGAGAACGATTCATTCCAGTGCGTTGGAATACAGTGGATAGTAAAGGGTGTGCCACCACTTATCCCGTGGATGTACAAATCGAAGCTCTCGATCGGGTTGGCGTTCTCAAAGATATTTTATTGCGGGTGAGTGACCACCATATCAATGTCTGCAACGCAGGGGTGAAAACCGGGCGCAATAAACCAGCGATTATTAATTTACGCATCGAAATCCGCGATCGCCAACAGTTAGATTATCTCATTAATAGTATTAATAATATGAGTGATATTCTCAATATTCATCGAGTTAATGGGGTTGATTTTTAA
- the patD gene encoding heterocyst frequency control protein PatD, producing the protein MLLKFYHQSYQELLDRLLELQKQVLAKDIDMITIKSIYEQTQGIFQTQILRVRLDELDCNAHREADLFEIALIRSAQTEIHKNLRLLKTELLFLTTSRQTQTTEQRLKKVQEKVRELIGYSQAIISQLDQ; encoded by the coding sequence ATGTTACTGAAATTTTATCATCAGTCTTATCAAGAGCTTTTAGATAGGCTCCTAGAACTCCAAAAGCAAGTGCTGGCCAAAGATATAGATATGATAACGATAAAATCTATTTATGAGCAGACACAAGGGATTTTTCAGACTCAGATTCTCAGGGTGAGATTAGATGAATTAGATTGTAACGCGCACCGCGAAGCGGATCTCTTCGAGATCGCCTTGATTCGATCAGCACAAACAGAAATTCACAAAAATTTAAGATTGTTGAAAACAGAATTACTATTTTTAACCACTTCTCGTCAAACGCAAACTACAGAACAGAGATTAAAAAAGGTGCAAGAAAAGGTTAGGGAATTAATTGGGTATTCTCAGGCAATTATTAGCCAACTGGATCAATAA